One window of the Eucalyptus grandis isolate ANBG69807.140 chromosome 6, ASM1654582v1, whole genome shotgun sequence genome contains the following:
- the LOC104450620 gene encoding factor of DNA methylation 1, with protein sequence MDYSSEEDSDISDSEILDHVDKPYDELRSGKFKVKGPNGSLRCPFCTGKKKQDYRYKELYQHAAGVGKGSANRSGKQKANHLALAKYLETDLASEADQPPQPVVPQPSAQTPQQDEVFVWPWTGVIANILVDKSSEKELVDSAYWLTKFTKYKPLEVHVFWNEDGQSAKAVVRFNDHWEGFKNATEFEKEFETENHGKKGWNLQKAEPGSSTYGWRAQSDDYDADGPVGDYLRKTGKLRTVLDIVQEATQSSHRIVAHLANKIDSTNETLQQLQSKYNEKTLSLTRMLEEKDKLHSAFVEETRRMQRLQRDRIQGILFEQEKLSNELEKKKRKIDSWSKELNKRETLTERERQKLDEDKKKNDVKNSSLQLASMEQKRADENVLRLVEEQKREKEEALSKILELERQLDAKQKLEMEIEELKGKVEVMKHLEDQDDEAVQKKMKEMNEELKEKKDELTNLEDLNNTLWIKERQSNDELQEARKELIQGLSEVLGASADIGIRRMGELDDKPFLTACKKRFSAQEAPMQASKLCSLWQSQVNSQWHPFRTIEIDGKAQAMLVEEDEKLQKLKEEWGDEVCSAVVTALKELNEYNPSGMYVVSELWNFKEKRKATLKEVIAFIAKKIKTPKRKRT encoded by the exons ATGGACTACAGCTCTGAAGAAGATTCAGATATTAGTGATTCTGAGATATTGGACCATGTAGACAAACCTTATGATGAGTTGAGGTCcggaaaattcaaagtaaaggGCCCCAATGGAAGCTTAAGATGCCCTTTCTGCACGGGCAAGAAAAAGCAGGACTACAGGTATAAAGAACTATACCAACATGCGGCAGGGGTGGGTAAAGGTTCTGCAAATAGAAGTGGCAAACAAAAGGCAAACCACCTTGCCTTGGCGAAGTACCTGGAGACAGACCTAGCCAGTGAGGCAGACCAACCTCCTCAACCGGTTGTGCCACAACCTTCTGCACAAACGCCTCAGCAAGATGAGGTTTTTGTCTGGCCTTGGACTGGAGTCATAGCCAACATTCTTGTTGACAAAAGCAGTGAGAAAGAACTTGTAGATAGTGCATATTGGCTGACCAAGTTTACCAAGTACAAACCTCTGGAAGTCCACGTGTTTTGGAATGAAGATGGTCAGTCAGCAAAAGCTGTAGTGAGGTTCAATGATCATTGGGAGGGATTTAAAAATGCCACAGAATTTGAGAAAGAATTTGAGACTGAGAATCACGGAAAAAAGGGCTGGAATTTGCAGAAGGCAGAGCCTGGATCAAGTACATATGGCTGGCGTGCGCAGTCCGATGACTATGATGCAGATGGGCCAGTCGGAGATTACCTCCGCAAGACAGGGAAGTTGCGGACAGTCTTGGACATTGTTCAGGAAGCCACTCAGAGTAGCCATAGAATTGTTGCGCATCTAGCCAACAAGATTGATTCGACGAATGAAACGTTGCAGCAGTTACAGTCAAAATATAATGAGAAGACTTTGTCATTGACCAGGATGCTTGAAGAAAAGGACAAGCTTCACTCTGCTTTTGTCGaag AAACAAGGAGGATGCAACGCCTTCAACGTGACAGAATACAGGGTATATTGTTCGAACAAGAGAAACTCAGCAATGagttggaaaagaagaaaagaaagatcgaTTCTTGGAGCAAGGAATTGAACAAACGTGAAACCCTGACTGAGCGTGAGAGACAAAAGCTGGATGAGGACAAGAAAAAG AATGATGTCAAAAACAGTTCTCTCCAGTTGGCATCAATGGAGCAGAAAAGAGCTGATGAAAATGTCCTCAGGCTGGTGGAAGAACAAAAG AGGGAGAAAGAGGAGGCCCTGAGTAAGATCCTGGAATTGGAAAGGCAGCTTGATGCGAAGCAGAAATTGGAAATGGAGATTGAAGAGTTGAAAGGGAAAGTAGAAGTTATGAAGCACCTTGAAGATCAAGATGATGAAGCTGttcaaaagaagatgaaggagatgaatgaggaattgaaagagaagaaggacGAGCTGACCAATTTGGAGGATCTAAATAACACCCTTTGGATTAAAGAGCGCCAGAGCAATGATGAATTGCAAGAAGCTCGTAAGGAGTTGATCCAG GGTTTGAGTGAGGTGCTAGGTGCAAGCGCAGATATTGGGATCAGGAGAATGGGGGAGCTTGATGATAAGCCGTTTCTTACTGCTTGCAAGAAAAGATTTTCAGCTCAGGAAGCACCAATGCAGGCCAGTAAATTATGCTCTTTGTGGCAGTCACAAGTGAATTCACAGTGGCATCCATTCAGAACCATTGAGATTGATGGGAAGGCCCAG GCAATgcttgttgaagaagatgaaaaactGCAAAAGCTTAAGGAGGAGTGGGGTGATGAGGTCTGCTCAGCAGTTGTCACAGCTTTGAAAGAGCTGAACGAATATAATCCAAGCGGAATGTATGTTGTATCTGAGCTCTGGaacttcaaagaaaaaagaaaagccacttTGAAAGAGGTCATTGCTTTTATTGCGAAGAAAATCAAAACACCCAAGCGCAAGAGAACATGA
- the LOC104450622 gene encoding probable CCR4-associated factor 1 homolog 6, which produces MSLSAKSESIQIRDVWDDNLDEEFARIREIVDDYPYVAMDTEFPGIVVRPVGNFKNSSEFHYQTLKENVDMLKLIQLGLTFSDERGNLPTCGSDKCCIWQFNFREFNANEDFFADDSIELLKQSGIDFKKNRDRGINAVRFGELLMSSGIVLNDNVHWVTFHSGYDFGYLLKVLTCQTLPDTQAGFFKLIHMYFPTLYDIKHLMKFCDSLHGGLNKVAELLKVERVGVCHQAGSDSLLTSSTFKKLKESFFSGSLEKYSGVLYGLCVEKVYSENVGNELEN; this is translated from the coding sequence ATGTCGTTGTCGGCCAAGAGCGAGTCGATTCAAATTCGGGACGTGTGGGATGATAACCTCGACGAGGAATTCGCGCGAATCCGCGAGATCGTCGACGATTATCCGTACGTGGCCATGGACACCGAGTTCCCGGGTATCGTCGTGCGCCCTGTGGGCAACTTCAAGAACTCCAGTGAGTTTCACTACCAGACACTGAAGGAGAATGTGGATATGCTGAAGTTGATCCAATTGGGCCTCACTTTTTCTGATGAGAGAGGGAACCTGCCGACTTGCGGGTCGGATAAGTGCTGCATTTGGCAGTTCAATTTCCGCGAGTTCAATGCGAATGAGGATTTCTTCGCGGACGATTCGATCGAGCTCTTGAAACAGAGCGGGATCGATTTCAAGAAGAATAGGGACAGGGGCATCAATGCCGTGCGATTCGGGGAGTTGCTGATGTCGTCTGGGATTGTGCTGAACGATAATGTTCACTGGGTAACCTTCCACAGCGGGTACGATTTCGGGTATTTGCTCAAGGTGTTGACTTGCCAAACCCTGCCGGACACTCAAGCGGGGTTCTTCAAGTTGATCCACATGTATTTCCCGACATTGTATGATATCAAGCATCTTATGAAGTTCTGCGATAGTCTGCACGGAGGTCTCAACAAGGTCGCGGAGTTGTTAAAAGTTGAGAGGGTCGGGGTATGTCACCAGGCAGGTTCGGATAGTCTGCTGACATCTTCTactttcaagaaattgaaagaaagcTTCTTCAGTGGATCGCTGGAGAAGTATTCTGGTGTCTTGTATGGTTTATGTGTCGAGAAAGTGTACTCAGAGAATGTAGGGAATgaacttgaaaattga
- the LOC104450623 gene encoding probable WRKY transcription factor 40 codes for MDYSSCISTSLDLNIRPLRPHDEAPKREPQETDFMDLGLNTSAKEETGALVEELNRVSAENKKLTQMLTVMCENYNTLRSQVMDYMSKNAEKELSPSKKRKCDSNNNIGENNNNILANGASESSSTDEDSSKKPREEKITAKISRLYVRTEASDTGLIVKDGYQWRKYGQKVTRDNPCPRAYFKCSFAPSCPVKKKVQRSVEDQAVLVATYEGEHNHPTQMEETQGSSRCMAIGSVPCSTSLNSSGPTITLDLTKSKSPIVSPSSNNNNDNNNNNNNNNNNNSNSNSNNSNKITLKPKTESPEIQRFLVEQMASSLTKDPSFTAALAAAISGKIFHQNPTGKW; via the exons ATGGATTATTCTTCCTGCATTAGTACTTCTCTGGATCTCAATATCAGGCCGCTCAGGCCTCATGATGAAGCTCCG AAGAGAGAGCCGCAAGAGACCGACTTTATGGATCTGGGTTTGAATACATCTGCCAAAGAAGAG ACTGGTGCTTTGGTTGAGGAGCTCAATAGGGTGAGTGCTGAGAACAAGAAGCTTACGCAGATGCTGACTGTCATGTGTGAGAACTACAACACATTGAGAAGCCAGGTGATGGATTACATGAGCAAGAATGCTGAGAAGGAGCTCAGTCCctccaagaaaaggaaatgcgATAGCAACAACAACATTGGCGAAAACAATAACAACATACTCGCAAATGGTGCTTCCGAGAGCAGCTCGACAGATGAAGACTCATCTAAGAAACCGAGGGAGGAAAAGATCACGGCTAAAATCTCAAGGCTCTATGTGAGGACCGAAGCATCTGACACTGGCCTG ATTGTGAAAGATGGGTATCAGTGGAGGAAATATGGCCAAAAGGTGACCAGAGACAACCCATGTCCTAGGGCTTACTTCAAGTGCTCTTTCGCTCCAAGCTGCCCAGTCAAGAAGAAG GTGCAAAGGAGTGTTGAGGACCAAGCTGTTCTGGTAGCTACATATGAAGGTGAACACAACCATCCAACTCAGATGGAGGAAACACAAGGCTCAAGCAGGTGCATGGCCATTGGATCAGTGCCCTGCTCAACCTCACTCAACTCATCTGGACCAACCATCACTCTTGACCTCACCAAATCGAAGTCCCCCATCGTTTCCCCaagcagcaacaacaacaacgacaataacaacaacaacaacaacaataacaataacaacagcaacagcaacagcaacaacagcaacaaaaTCACCTTAAAACCCAAGACAGAGTCGCCTGAAATCCAAAGGTTTCTGGTGGAGCAGATGGCCTCATCCCTCACGAAAGACCCCAGCTTCACTGCTGCCCTGGCTGCAGCCATTTCAGGGAAGATCTTCCACCAGAACCCTACCGGGAAATGGTGA